The Bacillus marinisedimentorum genomic interval AACAGGCAAGTGACATTTACCGTCATGCCTGAAAAAGAAGGGCACTTCATGATCCGGGCGGATGTTTCCGATTTTGAGATGGAAGGCATAGAAATTGCCGCGGTTCCGTCGTCCATGTCCATCGACGCCCCGGATACCGGTGCGATGAAAAAAGATATGCATTCGTTATCAGATGCAACAAGCGAGATCAATAAAGGCGTGAGCGAACTCCAGAAAGGTATCGCAAAGCTGCATGACGGAGCGGCCAGCCTGCAAAATGGGTCACAGCAATATAAAAACGGAATCAATGACCTGCAAGACGGCTCGTCCGAACTGGTGCAGGGATCGTCGTCGATTAAGGCATCGCTTGAACAAATGAGCGGGTCTGTCGGAGCCGGTTCAGGTGACATGAATCTTGATGAACTGAAAAAGCTTGAAGACGGCCTGCGCCAGATAGCTGCCGGATTGAGCGAAACGGAAAAGGGCCTGACGGATCTGAACACGTCATACAGCCAGGCATATCATGCACTTGATCAGGCGATGGAAGGGATTCCCGCTTATCAAATTTCCGAAGCAGACATCAAGGCGCTGCATGAAAGCGGCGCCGATCCGAAAGTCATCAACCAACTCACGGAAACGTATCGAGCGGCCCTTACTGCAAAAGGGACTTACGGACAGGTGAAAGAGGGGTTCGCTGCCGTCGGTCCGGCACTGGACCAGACAACAGGATCACTGAATGAAATGAGCGCCGGCCTCATAACTATGGCAGATAACCTCGGCAGCAGTTTGGATAACATGAACCTGGCAGATTCGATGAAGCAACTTGAGGAAGGGCTGCAGGCGCTGTCCTCAAATTACGGCGATTTCCATGCCGGCCTGGCTGAATATACCGGCGGAGTCGCCAAATTGGCAGAATCATACCAGGATCTCCATAATGGCATCGGCGGCCTGAAAGACGGAGGCGGCAAACTCGAAAATGGTGCGGCTGAACTCCATGAAGGCACATCCGAACTCGCGTCTTCCACGAGCGACCTGCCGGAACAGATGCAGCGCGAAATCGATGAGATGATGAATGAGTACGATAAATCGGACTTCGAGCCAGTATCATTTGTGTCACCTGAAAATGAAAAAGTGGAGTCCGTCCAATTTGTCATTAAAACGGAAAGCATCAAGAAAGCTGAACAAGATAAAGACGCTCCGGAACACGAAGAGGAAAAAAGCTTCTGGGACCGTTTGCTGGACTTGTTCAGGTGATAGCAGCCTTCTCCCATGGGCAGTGGGGGGAGGCTGTTTTTGTTTTGATTGATGCAGGGGAGGGAGACGACCTTAAGGCATAATAGGCAGAAGAGTTTAAGAACACCCTTGTTGAAGCCGCTTAATAAATTTTGGTTTTCTCCAAGGGAAATAATGTTAATATTATGATGACTGGTTAAAGTTGTGGGGTGTTAATCGTGTTGAAATTTGTTGATGACTTAGCAGGTGCTATCTATGATATTATTACGTTTGTCATAAGGTCAATTAGTTATTTGCTGGCAGGGATGATTATTGTTGCAGTTCCAGTGTATATGATTGTTTGGATAGTTGAATTATTTCAGTGATTTGATTATTTTTAAGAGATTTATTTTAACAAACAGAACGGATAGTACGTTAGTTGTTTTTGACTATTTGCTATGTATAATTCACTTGTAAGGAGTGCATCTATTGACCGAACTTGCAGAAGCTTTACGTGCAATTGCCATAACGATTTTAGTGATCAGTTCCTCTTTTTATTTTCGCCATTTGGACAAAACCAGGAAACAAAGGAAACTGTCAACCTTTGAATTCGTCATGTACGTCACGATTCAAATTGCCTTTATTTTATTTACAGTCAGCTTATTGCTTTACATATTTGTTGTATAGTGATTCAGCCGGGGGTTACAGTTTGTCTATGTTAAAGTTTGTTGTTGGAAAACCGCCAAACAGAGCAAGTACAAAGAAATGGAAACCATCTCAGATTATCTTGTTTAACAATATAAACATTGTTCTTTATTCATCTGGCGAAGTAGGGTTGTAGCATTAGTAGGGCAATTTAAACTGGGGTGTTGATTTCCGCTTCAGGGGCTCGCTTTCACCCAAGGGCACAAGTGCGACATCTGTTCCTGCTTCCCTTCGGTTGCACTCACAGTGTCTTCTTTGCCGCGGGGCGGCGGTGAGCCTCCTCATCGCTATCGCTCTAGCGGGGTCTCACCTGTCCCGCTGCTCCCGCCTGCGGGGGTAGCGAACAGGGAAGACCCCGCAGGCGCGAATAGTGCCGAGAAGCTCCCGGTCGCCCCGCGGAAAGCGAATGCCTGCAGCGGAAAGGAACGGGCTATCTCCAGAATAACCTGCTATCATTTTTGCAGTTTTTCAAAGATGGGTTAGTTTGATAAGCCAAACATTTAAATTCGGATTTATGTGACTTATACTTTGCTGATGAATAACAACATTGAACGTTAACACAGCCCAGAATAAAATAAAAACCCGAACAGGAGGCCTATATTCCATAGGCTCTATCTATTCGGGTTCATTCATTTCAATTCATGGATTATTGGAGAATTTCCTGGATCTTGCCAAGGATCAGCTGCTCAGGAGCTGCGCCTTCCTGTTCGGCTTTCCCGTCGTTGATGACGGTTTTCGGTACGCCCATGACGTTATGCTTTTGAGACAATTCCTGGAATTCCATTGCCTCAATCATTTCGCCGCGGATACGAGGGTTGACCATTGCCATGTGGTGAGCCACGCGAACTGCGCGGGGACAATGAGGTCAGGTGGGTGTTACGAATACGGAAAGTGTAACATCCTGATCGATCGCTTTAAGTGCCTCGATCGTTGCCGGCTCCAATCCGATTTTGTCATTGGCGATATCGATGATGTCCTCGATCAATGTCGTGAACTCGTAGCCTGATGGAATGCCGTAGAAACGCACGCCTGTATCAGTGCCGTCTTCCTTCACGAATACGATCGCAGGATACTTGTCGACACCAAGGCGGCTCACTTCATCCGCATTTTCATCCTTATCCAAATACTGAATGTCGATCTGATCGGATAATGAAGTCAATTCTTCAAGAATTTCTTTCGTCTCGCCGCACATTTCGCAGTTGTCGGTTGTGCTGAAATAACGGATATGCGCAGTGCCAGTCATCTGGCTGAACATATCTCTGATCGTCTGCTTGTCTTCCTCAGCAATCTTTGCCACAGTACTCATCTCCTTTTAAAAAAGTATGTACCCTTAGAGTTTTCCCTTAAGGCTCAGGAATTAAACGGCTCTTGCTGCAGCAGCCGGCCGACAGCTTCCCGTGCGGAGCCATCCGCTCCTGTCATAACCTTCATGTCTGTTTCGTTCATCACCTTATGCAGCCCTCTGCCTGCATGATGGACAAAAACGACATCGACATTTTGCTCTAAAAGAAAATCTTTGATAGTGTCCTGGTGATTTGCAGGATGGTGATGATGGCCGCCTTCATGATGGCCATGCTCGCCGTGCATCGCGGCAAACGGTGCATCAATTTCGTTCCAACGAGCGACCTCTCCATTCTCCACATCAACAAGCGCCAGGGTTGCGGTCCGTCCGAAATGGGCATTCACCATTCCGTCAGGCGTTACTGCTACAGCGATTCTCATGCCAACACCTCTTTAGTCAGTAGGTTAATAACCCTTAGGGGTATATTACGTCTTCAATTGTAACGTTAAATGGCAGATAGTTCAAATGAAATTTGCAGATTGATGCCAGGCACCGCTTCCTGGCGGAAATAACAATTCATCTATACGATTAATGCTGAAACATCTTAAAAAACAAATTCGAATAGGATAGGTATCAAGACAGTATGGAAGGGGAATCACATGATACAAATATCAGGGATGCCTCCGCAGCAAATGGAATCGTGGGATGCAGGAAGTGTGGAAAAAAAGATCATCCAGCAAATGCTTGATGCTCCTGTCCTTTATTCCTATCGCACCAGAAGTGAACTTTTATTTGAAATCAACGTCCGAAAAAATATCATAGAAAGCGCGGAAAAGATGAATGAACAAAAGATTGAATTTACAACCTTTAAAGGCGCTCGCTGCAATCCTGAATACTGGCACCTGACGGAACAAGGGGGGTTCCTTTTAAAGCCGGGGATACGTCCATCAGCAGCTATTATGGATATTTATGTGAATAGTCCTTTGTACGGTTTTGAATGTGCGACAGCTTCCGTAATCATCCTTTACCATGCAGCGATAAAAAGCATTGGTAAGCGTGTATTTGATGTCATGTTCCAGGACCTTTATTTATACAGCTGGCATACCGATTCCGATTTGGGGCTGCACACCTTTTATGCGAATCATTTGATCCCTGGCGATGTTGTTTACTTCAAAAATCCGGAATTTAATCCCGGGACTCCATGGTATAGAGGAGAGAATGCTGTCGCGTTGACGGGCGGCAAATTTTTTGGCCATGGGTTCGGCATAAGGGACGATGAAAAAATGATTCAAAAATTGAACAAACATCGCAAACAGGGGAGCACGCAATCAGCTTATTTAACGAATTTAGTCACAAGGCCATCTTTTAATCGGTTAGCTGAACTTTCAGCAGCCCAAAATGGCCGTACAGTTCGTCGAGTGCCCTACACTGTCATACACCATAATAAATGCTCGATAGCCTTCATTCAGTATTTGACTTATTACAAGAAAATGATTACCGGATAACCGGGCAGTACCAGTCCATGACATTAACCCATTTATGATGTTGACGGGCTCAACTTTCTTTTAGGTGAGTATGATATAGTGACAAATAACTATCGGGAAGGAAGGGTTAAAACGTGGATAATGTAAATGCAATGCCATATATGGGAGCAAACGTAAATGCAGCACCTGTAATGGGCGCCAATGTTCCTCCTATGCCAAGTTATGTTTCTCCAGGTTATAGATACTGTCCTCCGGCAAGGGGATCCAACACATTCGTGTTGATTGTCGTGTTGTTTATCCTATTGATCATTGTAGGTGCTTGCGGTTTTTATTAAACCATGAAGTTGGTGCCTGGTCCCGGCGCAATTAAAACGCGCTGGATCAGGCACCGTTTCTTTTTTCAATCTCCATATGAGATCAGCAGTTTATGCTGTGAAGCCGTAAGCAAGTCCCGGTATGTCCGATTCAGGACGTTATCCTCGAAAAGAACGTCAATGCCCATATACCGGAAAAGATTCTGTGCGCCTTCTACCGCATGCCGGGCCGCTTCTTTGCTGTGCACGCTGATGTCGATCATCTCTTCATCAGACAGCGCGTTTCCGGCGAGATGGCTCTGCCAGGATGTTTCAATCGCCTTATGGAAGGCGGCAGCGGATTGATCGAATGGAGCCGTCAATTGCTCAATTTTACGAATGACAAACGAGTACCGCTCCTGATCCCAAATTTGTAATTTGCGCTCCGCATGGGCCTGGGCCTCTTCGAAAAAATGCCTGGCAATCCCGATTGTGGTCGCGGCGATATTCGCTTCGGCAAACGGCACGAATGGATAGTGATAGACCGGATTGTCATAATGGAAGTGAGGCTTGAACACATCAAACGTTCTCTCTTCCGGAACGAAGGCATCTTTCACATGAATCGTATGGCTGTTCGTCGCTTTCAGCCCGAATGCATTCCAGTCCTTTTCGATTTCCACCTGGCCTGGCCGCAAAATGAACGCCCGCACCGCTCCGTCTTCAACTCCGTCCACTTCAACGCGGCAGTTCGCTGTGAAGGTGGTCGCATGCAGCGAGCCGCTGCAAAACGGCCAGCTTCCGGTAACGCGCCAGCCCGCATCCACTTTGTTCGCAACCCCGTTCGGACGGTCACTGCCGGCTATGTATGCATCGCGCCGGGAAAAAACGTCAGGTGCAAAAGCAGGAGAAATCGTCGTCGCGAAAAAACCGGCCCCTGAACCGATCTGCACGAGCCAGCCAAAGCTGCCGTCGATCCAGGCGGCTTCTTCAAACAGCTTAACCGCCATCGGAAACGGCATCATCCTGCCGTTCAGCTCAGCGGGAAGGAATAACTTGAAAAGGCCCCGATCATAGATGATATCAAGCACATCCGGAGGCAGTTCACCGGCCTTTTCCATCTTCCGGGAATGTCCGCGAATCATGTCAATCGTATATGCATCAAACATCCTGCTTCATCCCTTCCTCTAAACTAAAAGCACTCCCTGACAAGAAGGGAGCGCCTAATTCATTAAGAAACAAGTTTCACTCCCTGCGCCGGCATTATCCGGCTCAGGTCAGCGGGTCAATATCTTTGCGGAATATTCTCAAGCCGGCCGATTCCAGCTCCCCGTTGAATCTATGAAATTCTTACTTTATTATACCGGACATCTTCTCGGTGTCTATCAAGTCGCATGCCTTTCATCTTCATAGGTTCTGATGTAAAATCCGCCAAGCCTGGTCCATTCAGCGTAAAAGACATCCTCAGCCCTTCGGATGTCATGTTCACCCAGCTGCTCATCAAGCCAGCTTTTGTCTTTGCCTATGACCTTCAGGCTCTTTTCATGGACCATGCCTTCATCAATGAGCAAAATGGAAGGTTCCTGAGGCGCCGTGTCAACCCCTAAATCCTTTGCCGTAACAGGTGACTGATCCGCATACTTCATCACACTCAGCTGCCCGCTCACTTCGAGAAACGCATACTTCACGTCACTGACAGAAAAGACCCCCTGCATGCGAAGCATCGTCCGGACCTGCTCCATTTCAAGCTTCGCCTTCTTCATCTCCTTAATGTCTATTTCCCCATTTTCAATAATGATGGCCGTTTTTCCTTTCAGCGGCTTACGGATCTTTTCAAACTTCTGCGGCAGCTTTTCAACGGTATAAATTAAAACGGCCCATAACGCGGCGGCATATATGACATGATAGATTTTTGTCTTTGTATCGTATATCCCCTCTTCAATAATCCCTCCGAGAATGAGTGCATACACAAAATCAAATGGTGTGACCTGGGCCATTTCCTTCTTTCCAAGAAGGCGGGTGATCAGGATGAGTGCGATCAGGCCGATGACCAGTTTCAAGGTAATGGTTGTAAACAAGCGGGAGGACCTCCTATCTGGTGGTGTGATAAGTTATTTACCCCTTATTTCGCTAAGTAATCTGGGAGTAGTTTCCATCCATACGAATACGAAGGTGAAGGGGGGATGAAAAAAATGAGAACAACTACACCATTAGCCAGGGAGAAGTTTAAAAGTCTTACCGAGCCCTCCAGTCGCATCTTTTTTAAAAAATCTGAGCAAAAGTAAAAAGAATAGGAGAATTCAACACAAAACTGGTCTGGAAGGACGAAGAAACGGCCAAAGGAGCTGGACAGAAAAACAAGTAAGCAAAGGGAATTGAGAGCCCCGGAATTGTCAGTTTTTTTTATAGGTGTGCCATAAATGGTTCAGTTGTTTTGTTATATTTAAAATAGAAAAATTTGCCTGAATAGAAACGGAAAGGGGAAAACCACATGCTTTATAAACTGTCTGGAAGCAACAACTTATCTGAAGGAATTATGGAGAAAGTAAGCGCAGGAAATGTCAATTACGAAAATGACTTTGAAAACTGGCTTGAAAACAGTCCGGATGCACTTCTGGATGAATATGAGGGGAATACAATTTTTTGGATTGGGCGGCAGACGAGAGCGGCAATCGGCGATTCCGGTAAATATCCCGATTTAATGGGGATTGATTCGGAAGGAAATCTTGTTATTGTGGAATTAAAGAAGGGCAGCACCCCTCGTGAAGTGGTCGCGCAGGCACTTGAGTATTCAACGTGGGCTTCCGCATTATCGGAAACAAAACTGAATGAAATCTTCCTTCTTTACCAGAATGGCAAAGGCCAGGGAACTGCGATTGAACTTCGGGACAAGTTTCATGAAGTGTTTTATCCTGACACCCAGGAAAAGAGCAGTGTTGAATTCAATCGGAAACAGCGTATTTTCATAATTGCCGAGACTGTCTCGCCGATTGTCAGAGAAGTGACGGACCATCTCCGGGACCGATATGGAATGGAGATTTTCTGCATGGAATACACCGTTTATAAAAGCTCTCAGGGCGAGTATATCATCAGCACCGAACAGATTGGAAGTTCCGCTTCAGTGAAATCCTCTACAGGCAGATGGAACGAGCCGGTAAAAGTGAAAGAACTGGTTTATGATACGGTAAGGAAACTTACAATCTATGATGAAGGTGACGAAACGTTCACTCCTGCTGCCGTGTATCGGGAAATCGCGAAAGAGTATCCTGATATCAACCCGACGACTGTCCGCTGCCAGTTGATTGCGGACTGTGTGAACCATACTTCAAGAAAGCATTATCCGTCAGGCCAGAAGGATTTATATTATCTTGTATCGAAGGGGAATTACCGGAAATATGATCCTCAGAGGGATGGGGAGTGGAATTGGAAGGGGGAGCCGGTAAACATCGGTGCTAGTGAAGAATAGCCGCGAACCTGTCTTGTTCAAAGTATTACTTTATAGTTAGGGGTGGGAAAATGAGCAAGCTGAAGAAAAAAATTGAAGCTTATTATAATAAACAAGAAGTTCAAAAGGAAATTGAAAATGCCAAAACACTTCACCAGGAATTTCTTAATGAATTCCCTCTGGAAAAAATTGAAGCGATGAGTGTAGAAGATTACGCTCTTGGTTACAAAAAGAGAGACTCTTTCAGCTGGTGGCTTGAGTATAACACCATTCCCCTGGGAAGCATCAAAGGAGGGAGTGCAGCAAAACATATCATTTACTTCCGTAAAAAAGATAAAAAATGGCATTATCCTTCTCAGTTTCCGAATGTGGAAAAAGCATGGGAGCAGCTGCGCAGTGATATTATTCAGCTGATTAAATCTTTTGATCAAGGTACATATGAGGGAATAAAAGATGATAACCTTCTTACAAATGCGACTATGCTTAAAGGCAAAATTTCATATCTGTACCACCCTGATAAACTGATGGCTATATATAACGCCAACCATTTAAGGAAATTCTTGAAAGAACTGGGTGCAGATGAAGATGATTTCAAAGGGAAAGATTCGATAGAATTAAACATTATGTTTTCGGAGCTTATTTCAAATCATGAAGAATTAAAGGGCTATGATCGCCTCCTTATCTCCCATTTTCTTTATCATGAATTCATGCGTGAAGAAATATATTATAAGATTGCTCCGGGACACGAGGCCAAGTATTGGAAAGAGTCCCTGGAAGGCGGTTATATATCCATTGGCTGGGATGAAGTGGGGGATTTAAGGGAGTTTAATGATTATGAAGAGTTCAAAAGTTCTTTTTTGACACATGATTTCCAGTCCTCATCTCAAAAAAATATAGAAAAAGCGAACGAACTGTGGAGATTCTATCAATTGCAGTCCGGTGATAAAGTCATCGCCAATAAAGGGAAGTCCAAAATTTTGGGGATTGGCACCGTGACAGATAAAGGCTATGAATACCGCGATGACTTAGAACATCAAAAACATGTTGTGTATGTCAACTGGAATGAAACTTATCAACCTGCCCTCGAAATCCCTAAGCAGGAAAAGTGGGGATTTAAAACAGTTGATACGGTAGGGAAGAAACAGGTGGTTGAATGGACTTCAAAACCAAGTACAGGAAATCCGCAAGGCAGCATTCCCTATACTGCAGAAGAAGAACGTTTTTTTGAAATGACTGAACAGGCCCTGTTGAGAAAGGGCCAGATAATTCTTTATGGGCCTCCCGGTACAGGGAAAACATATATGGCCAGAAAATTCATTACATGGAAAAATCAAAAAGATGAACTATTGAAAAAAACAGATCATAATCCGTTCAAAATTTGGTTTATGGTTGCTTCCGATAAATCAGACGATTTTCGCTGGGAACAGATTATGAATGGAGAAACAGAAAGATGGAATTTAAGAACGGTTGCCAGAAACTTTAGGAATGCCAGAAAAAGCGAAAAAATCTTATGTTACCGGGGGGGAAGTTCCTCTAACGGTATCGTAGGGATTGCCGAAGTATCAGAAGAGTTGCATGATGACTCGTTAGGGGTGAAAGGGGTTTATCATTTCAAGCAAGAAATCCCCTTTGAAGAATTTAAATCGATCCCGGAATATCAATCCACTCAAGCAGGGAAAATGGGAAATCGAGGGACGATGTTTGAATTGAACGATGAGTTTGCAATCTGGGTGAGAGAAACGTTATTGGAATACGGTGATCAGGAAGGTGCCGACATGTTAGGGGATTACATGAACCAGAATAATGTGGAAATGAGCACTTTCCATCCATCCTACCAGTATGAAGATTTCATGGAAGGGTTCAAGCCGGTACAATCCAGTGACGGCACTATAGCATTTGAACTTGAAAAAGGCATCTTCCAGCGTTTTGCGAGTAAGGCGCGGGAAAACAAAGACTCGTTCTACTACTTTATTATTGATGAATTAAATAGGGGGAACGTTCCAAAAATATTTGGTGAAATGATAACTCTTTTGGAGATGGATAAACGCGGGGTGGAGGTCAGGCTGCCTCAAAGCAAGGATACGTTCAGCATACCTGATAATCTCTTCATCATTGCAACAATGAACACGGCTGACAGAAGCATAAAAATGATGGATTCGGCCCTTAAAAGGCGTTTCGCTTTCATTGAGTGCATGCCAGACTATGATCTGATCGATAAACCGGTAGATTTGCTCAGTATAACCCCGGCAGAAATTTTAAAATCCATCAATAAAAAATTGGTTCATCTGCAAGGTAGGGATAAACAGATCGGCCATGCGTATTTTATGGAAAAAGGGGAACAGGTCACCTCTGTTTCTGAAATAAGGGATGTTTTTAAGTTTGAAATCATCCCGCTCATCCAGGAATATTGTTTTGACGATTATAACCAACTGGCGGAAATCATTGGGGAAGACTTTGTGGATGTCATGGGTATGGAAATTAACAATGAACTTCTGAATGGGACGGAAGATGCCTTTATTCAGGTGCTGGAGAGGCAGTTTAAGGACAGCGAATCATGAAACAGCAAATCATATTAAGGGAGTACTCGGATGAATTCCATCTATCGGACTATGTGCTGTCCCCTGATGAACGCGAGTACTTGACGAAAATATCCATCATTCATGAATCCCGGCCGTGGGAAAGACGATTTTATTTTGATGAACTTCAAAATGGCATGAGAATTAAAACACAGAGTTGGGTTGGCGTAATCGAATTAAATGATGTACGCATTGTTATCCAGCCTAAATTCAATGAGACATTTTCGGCATTGACGGATATGATTTTATTTGCCGAAGACCTTCCTTATTATCAAATGGAACGTACAGCCGGAGACATCAACAAGACCAACTTCCTGGAAATTCTTATAAGGCTGTTCCTCCTGGAAACGGAAAAGATCCTCAAGATGGGACCGGTTAAAGAGTATGTAAGAGAAAATGAAAACCTAAGGAACATGAGAGGCTCAGTCGTTTTCTCGGAGAACTTAAAGAATAATTTCAATTTGCCGAACAGAATCTATTGCCAGTATGATGAGCTGGTGACTAATATAATGGAAAATCAGGTCATTTTATCTGTTTTGGCCGCTGCCTCCCGTTTTAATGTATCAGCCAAAACACAGCAGCACCTCAATTTGATGAGAGCGCAGTTTGAGATGCTTTGCGAAGAATATCGAGGAGTTCACTGGCCGACTTTCCATTATAACCGGTTAAACAAACATTACGTCAATGCCCACAAAATCGGACATTACTTATGGAGGCGATCCTCTGCCACAAGTTTCTTAAGTAACGAGGAATTCCATTATTCCTTTTTGATTGATATGAATGAACTGTTTGAGAAATTCGCAGGTCAATTTCTAATGAAGTATCTGCCCCCAGAATATCAGGTCATTGCCGGAAAAAGAGTCACTGATGCGATTACCATGGAAGGGACAAGCTATCGGCATGTCATTCCGGACCTTATTGTGAAAAGCAAACATACTGGCGATAAAAAAGTGATTGATGTCAAGTACAAACAGTATGGATCAAAGAGAGTTGAGACCAGTGACGTTTTCCAGTTGGCCTTTTATGCGCAGTATAATAATCAACAATCAGATGTGAATTATGCAGCGACAATCTTATATCCCCAATATGCTAAAGATAAGCAAGTAAAAGATATCGTGATTGATTTGAATTCCAATTCAGCTTTTGCCGGGAAACTGAATGTTAAGTCCTTAAATATTGAAGAGATTCTTTATTATGATAAGCAGGGAAATCGAATGTACTTGGAAACACTTGCTGAGTCGATATGAAACGGCTTCTTTTCTGTAATAATCGGGTGAAATGCATTATGGTGCACCAAACATGGTGCGCCTATTCTATTATTATTGCTATATAGAATAACTTGACGATAATGGTAAAATAAGGGTAGTAACCAAGGCCGGCACATAGGCACATAGCATAATGGGGGGATAATATGCCGATATACAACAAACTTGTCAGAAATCGAATTCCAAACATACTTGAAAACAAAGGTTTAGAATACTCAACTAAAGTTTTATCAGACAGTGACTACATAACAGCTCTTCGCAGAAAGCTTACAGAAGAAGTGGAAGAGTACTTTGAAACCTCAAATGACCAAGATGCTGTCGAAGAACTTGCCGATGTTCTTGAATTGATTCACGCCCTGGCCAAAACCCATGGATCATCAATTGAACAAGTGGAAGAAGTCCGCAAACAAAAAGCTGAGAAAAGAGGCGGATTTAACGACAAAATATTCTTGATCCAGGTAGAAGATGAGTAAAATCAAACTGGTTACTGAAAACGTACAAAACCAGATCATCAAGGGAATCACTGAATCTGCCACCGTTTATATCCTGACCTCGTTTGTCATGAAGTCAGGGGTGCAGCTGCTTAAACCCTATTTACTTGATGCGGCCAAACGGGGTGCGGATATAAAGATCTGCACCGGTGACTACTTATTTGTCTCACACCCAGAGGCGCTGAAAGAACTATTGTTACCGGACTATGAGAATGTTGAAGTGCGTTTATGGAGGAGCAATGGGACTTCTTTTCATCCAAAGGCATACTTGTTTAAAAATGAAGAGGAAGGCACCTTTATTGTAGGCTCCTCCAATCTTTCACGTTCAGCCCTTACTACGGGGGTTGAATGGAATTTGGTCATGGAAAGAGGCGCGGAGCTGGGTACATATGAAGATGCAGTGGACAGGTTTTTGAAAGTTTTTTATGATGA includes:
- a CDS encoding nucleoside triphosphate pyrophosphohydrolase, giving the protein MPIYNKLVRNRIPNILENKGLEYSTKVLSDSDYITALRRKLTEEVEEYFETSNDQDAVEELADVLELIHALAKTHGSSIEQVEEVRKQKAEKRGGFNDKIFLIQVEDE
- a CDS encoding McrC family protein — its product is MKQQIILREYSDEFHLSDYVLSPDEREYLTKISIIHESRPWERRFYFDELQNGMRIKTQSWVGVIELNDVRIVIQPKFNETFSALTDMILFAEDLPYYQMERTAGDINKTNFLEILIRLFLLETEKILKMGPVKEYVRENENLRNMRGSVVFSENLKNNFNLPNRIYCQYDELVTNIMENQVILSVLAAASRFNVSAKTQQHLNLMRAQFEMLCEEYRGVHWPTFHYNRLNKHYVNAHKIGHYLWRRSSATSFLSNEEFHYSFLIDMNELFEKFAGQFLMKYLPPEYQVIAGKRVTDAITMEGTSYRHVIPDLIVKSKHTGDKKVIDVKYKQYGSKRVETSDVFQLAFYAQYNNQQSDVNYAATILYPQYAKDKQVKDIVIDLNSNSAFAGKLNVKSLNIEEILYYDKQGNRMYLETLAESI